Proteins co-encoded in one Apodemus sylvaticus chromosome 6, mApoSyl1.1, whole genome shotgun sequence genomic window:
- the LOC127687172 gene encoding uncharacterized protein LOC127687172 isoform X2, whose translation MIAPALLRALRKNKTLRYGVPMLLLVVGGSFGLREFSQIRYDAVTVKHLYYRRSTEYTRTSVSQAWKQRSRKLYSPAFSHVGMPGQRLTLNWRKN comes from the exons ATGATTGCGCCCGCTCTGTTGCGCGCTCTGCGGAAGAACAAGACCCTTCGTTACGGAGTTCCCATGTTG TTGCTGGTTGTTGGAGGTTCTTTTGGTCTTCGTGAATTTTCACAAATCCGATATGATGCTGTGACAGTTAAG CATCTGTATTATCGTAGGAGTACGGAGTACACTAGGACCTCCGTTTCACAGGCCTGGAAACAAAGGTCCAGAAAGTTATACTCTCCTGCATTCAGTCATGTGGGGATGCCAGGACAGAG